One segment of Rhipicephalus sanguineus isolate Rsan-2018 chromosome 6, BIME_Rsan_1.4, whole genome shotgun sequence DNA contains the following:
- the LOC119396425 gene encoding cuticle protein 10.9: MNTLTIAVLAACALTVSCQLIAAPVELPQPYSFGYVSNDIEGSHGHEETGDGSGRVSGRYSLSLADGRTRTVTYVADEFGYRADVVTNEPGTESRPAADTTFTSTALSGPDAAHAADAALLGAPFRASS; this comes from the exons ATGAACACG CTTACCATCGCCGTGCTGGCCGCCTGCGCCCTGACCGTCAGCTGCCAGTTGATAGCCGCACCCGTGGAGCTTCCCCAGCCCTACTCCTTCGGCTACGTCTCCAACGACATCGAAGGCAGCCACGGCCACGAGGAGACCGGCGACGGCAGCGGTCGCGTGTCCGGCCGTTACTCCCTGAGCCTGGCCGACGGCCGCACCAGGACCGTCACCTACGTCGCCGACGAGTTCGGCTACAGGGCCGATGTGGTGACCAACGAACCCGGCACCGAGTCCAGGCCAGCGGCCGACACCACCTTCACGTCTACCGCGCTATCCGGACCGGACGCCGCCCACGCTGCCGACGCCGCTCTCCTCGGCGCTCCCTTCAGAGCATCGTCGTAA
- the LOC119396423 gene encoding cuticle protein 10.9, whose product MIKIAAILALAVAVQAVPLRFNAEGDLDTAAQTFRAVAASDDPLSQPIPYSFKHESSTDEGTHTHEETGDGNGRVSGSYTLTLADGRQRTVRYTADETGFHPEITTNEQGTESNSPADTSLTSSALSGPDAAHAAEPERLRLLASGGFKSKA is encoded by the exons ATGATCAAG ATCGCCGCCATCCTTGCTCTGGCTGTTGCCGTCCAGGCTGTCCCACTGAGGTTCAACGCCGAAGGCGACCTCGACACC GCCGCTCAGACCTTCCGCGCCGTCGCTGCCTCCGATGACCCACTGAGCCAGCCAATCCCATACTCCTTCAAGCACGAGTCTTCCACCGATGAGGGCACCCACACCCACGAGGAGACCGGTGACGGCAACGGCCGCGTTTCTGGCAGCTACACCCTGACTCTCGCCGACGGCCGCCAGAGGACCGTCCGTTACACCGCCGACGAGACCGGCTTCCACCCCGAGATCACCACCAACGAGCAGGGCACCGAGTCCAACAGCCCAGCTGACACCTCCCTCACCTCCAGCGCCCTGTCCGGCCCTGACGCCGCCCACGCCGCCGAGCCCGAGCGTCTCCGTCTCCTCGCCTCCGGAGGATTCAAGTCCAAGGCCTAA